The Chaetodon trifascialis isolate fChaTrf1 chromosome 17, fChaTrf1.hap1, whole genome shotgun sequence genome has a segment encoding these proteins:
- the LOC139346236 gene encoding progranulin-like, translating to MLRTALCVFAGLLAAQFASCSITCPDGNVCSDLATCCRTRHGYSCCQYPNAVCCADLAHCCPSGFRCNLVTQMCEKEHQPWLNIPMVRKEAPEEPSPPVRPISSLQEPENNHVPDQHRSSVVYCDPYTFCPDRTTCCRHPKGAWFCCPYSPGRCCLDGFHCCPYGFDCDLTYTHCVRQGLRYPFSPKQALSSVPAALISAPQDKSSLQERRPMAALTEASSNNHEAGVIRCDSKFYCAQGTSCCKGSSGQWSCCPYQLGQCCGDGQHCCDYGYKCDPTSLSCGKSFSPIPSGPLKRAKAD from the exons ATGTTGAGGACAGCTCTGTGCGTGTTCGCGGGGCTGCTGGCGGCGCAGTTCGCGTCCTGCTCCATCACATGTCCTGACGGGAATGTCTGTTCGGATTTGGCCACCTGCTGCAGGACGAGGCATGGCTACAGCTGCTGTCAATACCCAAAT GCCGTGTGCTGCGCTGACTTGGCCCACTGCTGTCCTTCCGGGTTTCGTTGTAACCTGGTCACCCAAATGTGTGAGAAAGAGCACCAGCCGTGGCTGAACATACCCATGGTGAGGAAGGAGGCTCCGGAGGAACCAAGCCCTCCTGTCCGACCTATATCAAGCCTCCAGGAGCCCGAAAACAACCACGTCCCGGATCAACACAGGAGCTCAGTAGTCTATTGTGACCCCTACACCTTCTGTCCCGACCGCACCACCTGCTGCAGACACCCAAAAGGCGCCTGGTTCTGCTGTCCTTACTCTCCC ggCAGGTGTTGTCTGGATGGCTTCCACTGTTGTCCATATGGCTTCGACTGTGACCTCACTTACACGCACTGTGTGAGGCAGGGCCTGAGATATCCTTTCTCCCCCAAACAAGCTCTGTCTTCAGTCCCTGCCGCTCTCATCTCTGCTCCACAGGACAAAAGCAGCCTGCAGGAG CGGAGGCCAATGGCAGCTCTAACGGAAGCCAGCAGCAACAACCACGAGGCCGGAGTGATTCGCTGTGATTCCAAGTTTTACTGCGCACAAGGGACGAGTTGCTGCAAAGGATCCAGTGGCCAATGGAGCTGCTGTCCCTACCAGCTG GGCCAGTGTTGCGGGGACGGTCAACACTGCTGTGATTATGGATATAAATGCGACCCCACCTCCTTGTCATGCGGGAAGAGTTTCTCTCCAATTCCCTCAGGACCACTGAAACGTGCCAAAGCAGACTGA
- the fam133b gene encoding protein FAM133 isoform X4 has protein sequence MGKRDNRVAYINPIAAARARGPAQNSGPTIQDYLSRPRPTWEELKEQLEKKKKGSRALADFEDKMNDKWRRELAKNREKLLGGSDKDKEKDKKTTDKEKDEKKEKKEKKKREKKKSNRHSSSSSSSSSSDSSSSSSSESEDEDEKKSVKKKRKRKKSSARRASDSSEEESDAESKKKKRIKEEWDKDKDDKSRKRKRKAERTYKDSSSESSVDSEGEEAEAKKKKRSSEEKEKITDKSKKKRKKKHKKHGRKKKKKAASQSDSELD, from the exons ATGGGCAAGAGAGACAATCGAGTG GCTTACATTAACCCCATTGCTGCTGCACGAGCCAGGGGACCGGCGCAGAACTCTGGACCAACCATACAGGATTATTTAAGCAGACCTCGACCAACATG GGAAGAGTTaaaggagcagctggagaagaagaagaagggctCTCGGGCCCTGGCTGACTTTGAGGACAAAATGAATGAT AAATGGAGGAGAGAGCTGGCAAAAAACCGAGAGAAGTTGTTGGGTGGaagtgacaaagacaaagagaaagacaaaaagacaacagacaaggagaaagacgagaagaaagagaaaaaagag aaaaagaagagagagaagaagaaatccaaCAGG cattcttcatcttcctcctcctcatcgaGTTCTGATTCCTCTAGCAGCTCCTCCTCAGAATCTGAAGATGAG GATGAAAAGAAGAGTGTGAAGAAAAAACGGAAGAGAAAGAAGTCATCAGCCAGGAGAGCATCAgacagctcagaggaagaaTCTGATGCTGAAAGCAag aaaaagaaaagaatcaaGGAAGAATGGGACAAAGATAAG GATGACAAGAGCCgtaaaagaaaaaggaaggcCGAGCGAACTTATAAAGACTCATCTTCAGAGTCCTCTGTGGActctgagggagaggag GCCGAagccaagaagaaaaagagaagcagcgaggaaaaggagaaaatcacA GACAAAtccaagaagaagaggaaaaagaagcacAAGAAACAcggcaggaaaaagaaaaagaaggcagCATCGCAGTCAGACTCGGAGCTTGACTAA
- the fam133b gene encoding protein FAM133 isoform X3 has protein sequence MGKRDNRVAYINPIAAARARGPAQNSGPTIQDYLSRPRPTWEELKEQLEKKKKGSRALADFEDKMNDKWRRELAKNREKLLGGSDKDKEKDKKTTDKEKDEKKEKKEKKKREKKKSNRHSSSSSSSSSSDSSSSSSSESEDEDEKKSVKKKRKRKKSSARRASDSSEEESDAESKKKKKRIKEEWDKDKDDKSRKRKRKAERTYKDSSSESSVDSEGEEAEAKKKKRSSEEKEKITDKSKKKRKKKHKKHGRKKKKKAASQSDSELD, from the exons ATGGGCAAGAGAGACAATCGAGTG GCTTACATTAACCCCATTGCTGCTGCACGAGCCAGGGGACCGGCGCAGAACTCTGGACCAACCATACAGGATTATTTAAGCAGACCTCGACCAACATG GGAAGAGTTaaaggagcagctggagaagaagaagaagggctCTCGGGCCCTGGCTGACTTTGAGGACAAAATGAATGAT AAATGGAGGAGAGAGCTGGCAAAAAACCGAGAGAAGTTGTTGGGTGGaagtgacaaagacaaagagaaagacaaaaagacaacagacaaggagaaagacgagaagaaagagaaaaaagag aaaaagaagagagagaagaagaaatccaaCAGG cattcttcatcttcctcctcctcatcgaGTTCTGATTCCTCTAGCAGCTCCTCCTCAGAATCTGAAGATGAG GATGAAAAGAAGAGTGTGAAGAAAAAACGGAAGAGAAAGAAGTCATCAGCCAGGAGAGCATCAgacagctcagaggaagaaTCTGATGCTGAAAGCAag aagaaaaagaaaagaatcaaGGAAGAATGGGACAAAGATAAG GATGACAAGAGCCgtaaaagaaaaaggaaggcCGAGCGAACTTATAAAGACTCATCTTCAGAGTCCTCTGTGGActctgagggagaggag GCCGAagccaagaagaaaaagagaagcagcgaggaaaaggagaaaatcacA GACAAAtccaagaagaagaggaaaaagaagcacAAGAAACAcggcaggaaaaagaaaaagaaggcagCATCGCAGTCAGACTCGGAGCTTGACTAA
- the fam133b gene encoding protein FAM133 isoform X1 — protein MGKRDNRVAYINPIAAARARGPAQNSGPTIQDYLSRPRPTWEELKEQLEKKKKGSRALADFEDKMNDKWRRELAKNREKLLGGSDKDKEKDKKTTDKEKDEKKEKKEKKKREKKKSNRHSSSSSSSSSSDSSSSSSSESEDEDEKKSVKKKRKRKKSSARRASDSSEEESDAESKKKKKRIKEEWDKDKDDKSRKRKRKAERTYKDSSSESSVDSEGEEVAEAKKKKRSSEEKEKITDKSKKKRKKKHKKHGRKKKKKAASQSDSELD, from the exons ATGGGCAAGAGAGACAATCGAGTG GCTTACATTAACCCCATTGCTGCTGCACGAGCCAGGGGACCGGCGCAGAACTCTGGACCAACCATACAGGATTATTTAAGCAGACCTCGACCAACATG GGAAGAGTTaaaggagcagctggagaagaagaagaagggctCTCGGGCCCTGGCTGACTTTGAGGACAAAATGAATGAT AAATGGAGGAGAGAGCTGGCAAAAAACCGAGAGAAGTTGTTGGGTGGaagtgacaaagacaaagagaaagacaaaaagacaacagacaaggagaaagacgagaagaaagagaaaaaagag aaaaagaagagagagaagaagaaatccaaCAGG cattcttcatcttcctcctcctcatcgaGTTCTGATTCCTCTAGCAGCTCCTCCTCAGAATCTGAAGATGAG GATGAAAAGAAGAGTGTGAAGAAAAAACGGAAGAGAAAGAAGTCATCAGCCAGGAGAGCATCAgacagctcagaggaagaaTCTGATGCTGAAAGCAag aagaaaaagaaaagaatcaaGGAAGAATGGGACAAAGATAAG GATGACAAGAGCCgtaaaagaaaaaggaaggcCGAGCGAACTTATAAAGACTCATCTTCAGAGTCCTCTGTGGActctgagggagaggaggta GCCGAagccaagaagaaaaagagaagcagcgaggaaaaggagaaaatcacA GACAAAtccaagaagaagaggaaaaagaagcacAAGAAACAcggcaggaaaaagaaaaagaaggcagCATCGCAGTCAGACTCGGAGCTTGACTAA
- the fam133b gene encoding protein FAM133 isoform X2: MGKRDNRVAYINPIAAARARGPAQNSGPTIQDYLSRPRPTWEELKEQLEKKKKGSRALADFEDKMNDKWRRELAKNREKLLGGSDKDKEKDKKTTDKEKDEKKEKKEKKKREKKKSNRHSSSSSSSSSSDSSSSSSSESEDEDEKKSVKKKRKRKKSSARRASDSSEEESDAESKKKKRIKEEWDKDKDDKSRKRKRKAERTYKDSSSESSVDSEGEEVAEAKKKKRSSEEKEKITDKSKKKRKKKHKKHGRKKKKKAASQSDSELD, translated from the exons ATGGGCAAGAGAGACAATCGAGTG GCTTACATTAACCCCATTGCTGCTGCACGAGCCAGGGGACCGGCGCAGAACTCTGGACCAACCATACAGGATTATTTAAGCAGACCTCGACCAACATG GGAAGAGTTaaaggagcagctggagaagaagaagaagggctCTCGGGCCCTGGCTGACTTTGAGGACAAAATGAATGAT AAATGGAGGAGAGAGCTGGCAAAAAACCGAGAGAAGTTGTTGGGTGGaagtgacaaagacaaagagaaagacaaaaagacaacagacaaggagaaagacgagaagaaagagaaaaaagag aaaaagaagagagagaagaagaaatccaaCAGG cattcttcatcttcctcctcctcatcgaGTTCTGATTCCTCTAGCAGCTCCTCCTCAGAATCTGAAGATGAG GATGAAAAGAAGAGTGTGAAGAAAAAACGGAAGAGAAAGAAGTCATCAGCCAGGAGAGCATCAgacagctcagaggaagaaTCTGATGCTGAAAGCAag aaaaagaaaagaatcaaGGAAGAATGGGACAAAGATAAG GATGACAAGAGCCgtaaaagaaaaaggaaggcCGAGCGAACTTATAAAGACTCATCTTCAGAGTCCTCTGTGGActctgagggagaggaggta GCCGAagccaagaagaaaaagagaagcagcgaggaaaaggagaaaatcacA GACAAAtccaagaagaagaggaaaaagaagcacAAGAAACAcggcaggaaaaagaaaaagaaggcagCATCGCAGTCAGACTCGGAGCTTGACTAA